The proteins below come from a single Gossypium raimondii isolate GPD5lz chromosome 2, ASM2569854v1, whole genome shotgun sequence genomic window:
- the LOC105789850 gene encoding uncharacterized protein LOC105789850: MASIRLFSFLILFILVLLGEYSSANTQGTDGSHGLQPARKKLAKFKEAVDAAPAAVEARETKLKWGLDKKMVTVEGAKISDYQSNGKNSHKWLTGFTAFAADYHVPKSHPPKHN; encoded by the exons atggcgTCTATAAGGCTTTTTAGCTTTCTAATTCTattcattttggtacttttagGAGAGTACTCAAGTGCTAACACCCAAG GTACAGATGGAAGTCATGGTCTTCAACCAGCAAGGAAAAAGCTAGCCAAATTTAAG GAAGCTGTTGATGCAGCGCCGGCTGCGGTGGAAGCGAGGGAAACGAAGCTAAAATGGGGTCTCGATAAAAAGATGGTAACAGTTGAAGGTGCAAAGATTTCAGATTATCAATCTAATGGGAAAAATAGCCATAAATGGCTAACTGGTTTTACAGCTTTTGCTGCTGATTATCATGTCCCAAAGTCCCATCCGCCTAAGCATAATTGA